The proteins below are encoded in one region of Silene latifolia isolate original U9 population chromosome 2, ASM4854445v1, whole genome shotgun sequence:
- the LOC141632072 gene encoding F-box/FBD/LRR-repeat protein At1g13570-like, translating into MAQEGSVKRGNTLDSPVDLISNLPRGVIDVIMDNLPLCDVARMSVVSHFWLDIWRSIQKLQFDAQFFKRVLKDKILDTNEFSRIVSKILFHYSGHLRKFHLYIPSLKSCPDVDQWICYLSRTSGGVSDVYIQSQYMPSIKLSSHIFSCGNLETLRLQGFRIIPPHNFEGFRNLTRLELYKIVVNQKSFNHLVTNCPLLQRLRLVECFGLDRIVIDFRKLSHLSVDTMFVSLDVKNAVNLVAAYFGLDYSHEVSHQTCFRVFIKALASSRNLQVLIFKGQFCKAFFMEPLLPLVFQKLRKLALLSISLDDMDEFYTIINVIRSFPTIERLYIVVAKSKHLVSGTVDYNPNVALHRLCYAYVSICSGSILELKLIEFLLACSPNLNRLSITTTGDRKTVFQQKMMNQLVRFRRASQKVEVICPEPPSPDIL; encoded by the exons ATGGCCCAAGAAGGAAGCGTAAAGCGAGGAAATACCCTTGACAGTCCTGTGGACTTAATTAGTAATCTGCCAAGGGGCGTAATAGATGTCATCATGGACAACTTACCTCTTTGTGATGTTGCACGAATGTCTGTCGTCTCACACTTTTGGCTCGACATTTGGAGGTCGATACAAAAACTTCAATTTGATGCTCAGTTTTTCAAACGGGTTCTCAAGGATAAAATACTCGACACCAATGAATTTTCTCGTATTGTGAGCAAAATTCTCTTTCACTATTCTGGTCACCTGCGTAAGTTCCACTTGTACATTCCCTCTCTTAAATCTTGCCCGGATGTTGATCAATGGATATGCTACTTGTCGAGAACATCAGGTGGTGTTTCAGACGTCTATATTCAAAGTCAGTACATGCCGTCTATTAAGTTGAGCTCGCATATTTTCTCTTGTGGCAACCTTGAAACACTAAGGTTACAAGGCTTCAGAATTATTCCTCCTCATAATTTTGAGGGTTTTAGGAATTTGACGCGTCTCGAGCTTTATAAAATCGTTGTTAATCAAAAATCATTCAATCATCTTGTTACGAATTGCCCACTTTTGCAGAGGTTAAGATTAGTAGAGTGTTTTGGTTTGGACCGCATTGTAATAGACTTCCGTAAACTTAGTCATTTGAGTGTGGACACCATGTTTGTATCACTTGATGTCAAAAATGCTGTAAATCTAGTGGCAGCATATTTTGGTTTAGATTACTCGCATGAAGTCTCTCATCAGACATGTTTCCGGGTTTTTATCAAGGCTCTAGCAAGTTCGCGTAACCTTCAAGTGCTTATTTTCAAAGGCCAGTTTTGTAAG GCATTTTTTATGGAGCCGTTATTGCCTCTGGTTTTTCAAAAACTGAGAAAGCTCGCTTTATTGTCCATTTCTTTGGATGATATGGATGAATTTTATACAATTATAAATGTTATCCGAAGCTTCCCTACCATTGAAAGGCTTTACATTGTT GTTGCTAAAAGCAAACATCTGGTGTCAGGCACTGTAGACTACAACCCCAATGTTGCGCTGCACCGTCTCTGTTATGCATACGTCAGCATTTGTAGTGGGTCTATTCTGGAGCTGAAGTTGATTGAATTCCTGCTTGCGTGCTCTCCTAACTTAAACAGATTATCAATTACAACCACTGGTGACAGGAAAACGGTTTTCCAACAAAAGATGATGAATCAATTGGTACGTTTTCGTAGAGCGTCACAAAAGGTGGAAGTCATCTGCCCTGAACCCCCCTCACCCGATATTCTCTGA
- the LOC141644008 gene encoding F-box/FBD/LRR-repeat protein At1g13570-like: protein MLQQKASKRGKTALGGGPADLISELPVNVIDVILELLPVRDAARMSVLSHKWFDFWRSIQKLAFDAQFFSSLVKAAKRHDTHGISRIVTNILFYHSGNLSKFHLYIPALKSCPDIDPWICYLSRAGVSDISIQNQSKVDFKLRSIFSCDHLEKLMLHRVRIKPPRNFGGFRKMKCLELENITITGTSFNRLIKNCPLLQKLRLTNCVGIYRIVINFPNLTHLILDSVHISLDVRNAENLVSAVFGLHNWHEAAASHSTCSRVFIKDLANSRKLENLVLKGQYCKLFCEERLLPPAFDKLRELELSSIYLNNTDEFYSIINFIQSCPAIERLHISVTESKHPMSDTVDYNPDVVLHRLCYADVSICSGSLMELKLIEMLLACSPVLNKLSITTSGNRKKVFQTKFTNQLNRFRRASGKAEVICADSCLKLQRGW from the exons ATGTTGCAACAAAAAGCCTCGAAGAGAGGAAAGACGGCACTTGGCGGCGGTCCTGCAGACTTAATTAGTGAGTTGCCAGTGAATGTAATAGATGTCATCCTGGAGCTCTTACCAGTTCGAGATGCTGCACGAATGTCTGTTCTCTCGCATAAGTGGTTCGACTTTTGGAGATCGATACAGAAACTTGCATTTGATGCTCAATTTTTCTCGTCTCTCGTTAAGGCGGCTAAGAGACATGACACCCATGGAATTTCACGCATCGTGACCAATATTCTCTTTTATCATTCAGGAAACTTGTCCAAGTTCCACTTGTACATTCCCGCTCTCAAATCCTGTCCCGATATTGATCCGTGGATATGTTACCTGTCGAGAGCTGGTGTTTCAGACATTAGCATTCAGAATCAGTCCAAAGTTGATTTTAAATTGAGATCTATCTTCTCTTGTGACCACCTTGAAAAACTGATGTTACACCGCGTCAGAATTAAACCTCCTCGTAATTTTGGGGGTTTTAGAAAGATGAAGTGTCTCGAGCTTGAGAACATCACGATTACTGGAACGTCGTTTAATCGTCTTATTAAGAATTGTCCACTTTTGCAGAAGTTAAGATTAACGAACTGCGTTGGTATATACCGTATTGTGATAAACTTTCCGAATCTTACTCATCTGATATTGGATTCCGTGCATATATCACTTGATGTTAGAAACGCTGAAAATCTAGTTTCAGCAGTTTTTGGTTTACACAATTGGCATGAAGCCGCCGCCTCTCATTCAACCTGTTCACGGGTTTTTATCAAGGATCTCGCAAATTCGCGTAAGCTTGAAAACCTTGTTTTAAAAGGCCAATATTGTAAG TTATTTTGCGAGGAGCGATTGCTGCCGCCAGCTTTTGATAAACTGAGAGAACTTGAATTATCATCCATTTATTTGAATAATACCGATGAATTTTATTCGATTATAAATTTTATCCAAAGCTGCCCTGCCATCGAAAGACTTCACATCTCT GTTACTGAAAGCAAACATCCGATGTCCGACACTGTAGACTACAACCCCGATGTTGTGCTGCACCGTCTCTGTTACGCAGACGTCAGCATTTGTAGCGGATCTCTTATGGAACTCAAGTTGATTGAAATGTTGCTTGCATGCTCCCCGGTTTTGAACAAATTATCAATAACAACCAGTGGTAACAGGAAGAAGGTTTTCCAAACAAAGTTTACGAATCAATTAAATCGTTTTCGTAGAGCGTCAGGAAAGGCGGAAGTCATCTGCGCCGATAGTTGCTTAAAATTGCAGCGAGGATGGTGA
- the LOC141644011 gene encoding tubulin-folding cofactor E yields the protein MESSEPEFKIGQRVHSIGDTRRIGTVKYVGPVDGYSGTWVGVDWDNADAKHDGSLNGISYFKANSEFSGSFVRPRNLSSGITLLDGLYLRYRAESTREEEDEMYVYSASNKKVSIQLVGSEKIQKKLSHFEELASASVAYLGVSSAGPPSQISKVAPNLKELDLTGNLLSDWKDIADICQELPFLTALNLTNNSLAVHVTCLPVLSNIRVLVLNSTGVKWTQIEELKQFLPCLDELHLMGNEISEITPTSSRFVQGFDSLRVLNLEDNCISEWDEIVKLSELTKLEQLHLNKNNLSQVSYPSNKTTNKSFSNAAFQHLRCILLGANDIADVESVDSLNSFPSLTEVRLSENPIADPVDGGVPRFVLIARLAKIEILNGSEVSVRERKESEIRYVRLVMSKFHDKEEDIKRCHPRFYELRRLHGLEEERPSNSGAGPQKMSSGLLSITLKCVGASMGEKAPLTKKLPATTTVGKLKILSESLFKLKSVKTKLFLQEEGSPLPIQLVNEMDSLLDAGVGNESTILIDEET from the exons ATGGAATCCTCAGAACCCGAATTCAAAATCGGGCAAAGGGTTCATTCAATCGGAGATACCCGAAGAATAGGAACAGTCAAGTATGTGGGTCCggttgacgggtattcgggtacATGGGTCGGTGTTGATTGGGATAATGCTGATGCTAAACATGATGGATCTTTAAATGGGATCTCTTATTTCAAAGCTAATTCCGAGTTTTCGGGGTCTTTTGTTCGGCCCCGTAACTTGTCTTCGGGTATTACATTGTTGGATGGGCTTTATCTTCGGTACCGGGCCGAATCGACCCGTGAGGAAGAGG ATGAAATGTATGTCTATTCAGCAAGTAATAAAAAGGTGTCTATTCAGCTTGTTGGGTCGGAAAAAATTCAGAAGAAACTAAGCCATTTTGAGGAGTTGGCCAGTGCGTCAGTAGCTTATCTTGGGGTTAGCTCTGCTGGACCTCCATCGCAAATCAGCAAAGTAGCACCCA ATCTGAAGGAGCTTGATTTAACGGGAAATTTGCTGTCTGACTGGAAG GATATAGCAGATATCTGTCAGGAGCTACCTTTCCTTACGGCACTTAATTTGACTAACAATAGCTTGGCAGTGCATGTTACATGCCTACCAGTTTTATCCAACATCCGTGTTCTGGTGCTGAATTCTACTGGTGTAAAGTGGACACAG ATTGAAGAGCTGAAACAATTCTTGCCATGCCTTGATGAATTGCATCTGATGGGAAATGAAATAAGCGAAATTACG CCCACTTCTTCAAGATTTGTCCAAGGCTTTGATTCTCTACGTGTTTTGAATCTTGAAGATAATTGCATATCTGAGTGGGATGAAATTGTGAAGCTATCGGAGCTGACAAA GTTAGAGCAACTTCATTTAAACAAGAACAATCTTAGCCAAGTATCTTATCCATCCAACAAAACTACCAACAAGTCCTTCAGCAATGCGGCCTTTCAACACTTGCGTTGCATTCTACTAG GTGCTAATGACATTGCAGATGTCGAATCTGTTGACTCGCTAAATTCTTTCCCAAGCCTAACT GAGGTTAGACTATCTGAAAATCCTATCGCTGATCCGGTAGATGGTGGTGTACCAAGGTTTGTTTTGATTGCAAGGCTAGCAAAAATTGAGATACTAAATGGAAGTGAG GTGAGTGTTCGGGAGAGAAAGGAGTCTGAAATCCG GTACGTTCGCTTAGTTATGTCAAAGTTCCATGATAAAGAAGAGGACATCAAACGGTGTCACCCCCG ATTTTACGAGCTCAGAAGATTGCATGGTTTAGAAGAGGAAAGGCCATCTAACAGTGGAGCTGGCCCTCAAAAAATGAGCTCTGGACTTCTCA GTATCACTCTGAAGTGCGTTGGAGCATCAATGGGAGAAAAGGCGCCATTAACAAAAAAGTTACCTGCCACAACCACG GTTGGAAAGTTGAAGATTCTTTCTGAGAGTCTCTTTAAGCTGAAGTCAGTCAAGACAAAATTGTTTCTTCAAGAAGAG GGCTCTCCATTGCCAATACAACTTGTTAATGAAATGGATTCCTTGCTTGATGCCGGAGTTGGTAATGAGTCAACCATTCTCATTGATGAAGAGACCTAA